A region of Denticeps clupeoides chromosome 19, fDenClu1.1, whole genome shotgun sequence DNA encodes the following proteins:
- the bcl9l gene encoding B-cell CLL/lymphoma 9-like protein: MHPENKLTNHGKQVTSNTQSQIPNVNQQQQQGPAGTLGSKGVGTGNHGVKTNQISPGNSGLKSAGQAGAGGGAMLKTKAKRERAVSMDTGDQRDALTPALEPETKVEGVMRSKRRCVLEKKQPYSGDEWCSGGDTEEEEEKPPTASAHRERVLAGAGSSAVGGSSEQGASPALGCVLGTGLRSDRPAQQVVYVFTTSLANSAADAVLHGRAESILMFHQQNVPRTKLDQCAPAVGKLSSLSGQLSSSSTPPMGTPKSQSGTPRPASVGGAVGAHLQATGTPSSSGHPEAEHPQHQRQGAPSSTGSQQPLPGNGGPPVGGPAGPGQVDATGGIVHPSAGVSPSSSPSVLSAHLQGDSLQRGGNVDGLSKEQLEHRERSLQTLRDIERLLLRTGAGGGPGEPGGPNGNPGTMNNSSNSANNNCNTDGSGGPLEDSEGNNSNCNSSNVLGSGMPPMGGMKKYEEPLQSIISQTQNLGGPGLDEPPMGPHHGLPPHSHHPLSSPSGMDMGPLLGPDGLTPEQMAWRKLQEEYYQEKRRQQEMHPHSHPQHYRMMSEMGMPAGPPVMMRGPPPPYHSKPGDQQWGPGPMMGGGMGGNARMMDMHQEGPRGPRFLGQMQRGPPGGGAFPGSPGGVLGMEGLGSQRPPRAGMGWLEDLPPNIGSVGPFHGCYPPGGAGGPPQHMQGDPERLLTREEMFRIMEKRQLQGLHRLELDRLAKQQQPGGMGGPRMMENPGGPCFPNPSMAGGPGLRGDPMDFPSSRAVMGSPIGGVSGSGGPSMRDLGDSPLGGSMNMNMNMGMGLNPQQQQMLAQKLREGPGAGPLSEMLIPEELSRIRVAQNGRGVPNKGMIPGPDGSLQFPNQGPFPGVQSEGSYLHQPGPEMFGPDQQGPPQMGGTPRLSHMPMNSGLRGSEMDPRHPSDLSINVNPMGSPAMPPPHQLKSPSLSQEPSPLMHSPSAQGLKSPAQNLNTGPTHPPLPAASGAGTPSSTSMKSPQVTGPTSLGLRSPTSSPGRLKSPPMPVASPGWTSSPKTTLPSPGGPPSGKGVGNGGSSSTETGPSLPPRSTNSTPISQPGSLNPSMPFTSSPDVPPSQNPLSLIMSQMSKYAMPSSTPLYHDAIKTIATSDDEMMPDRPLLPGVSMAGNMGNHQSSQMLLSSQSSMGPHSSPQSPMGMVLQGQKQLSHDPSGPMLPSPNPMSMSGMNPTMMGGGGGPPDGMGPCNVSPMHPQNQMGGFPRMQPPSHGPLHSPIGAMGQQYGQPPDDILPPQQMHLLGKGLPHQRPPHPPDSFPSMGMGEGPDLSEVIRPTHSGIPEFDLSRIIPADKPSSTLQYFPKSEAMSQTQQNLHQGPGSQHPPPAQLLKQLSSSSGPPHSGAPSSNPHIANLQNMMAEQQLPLHPSHCGMRSGMGGPQGGARGMVVGGGGLGPMCHPGHMMVGRTGMGPQQQQHHQQQQAMMANNLLHHPSHPHPSMMSPQQHSHNLMAQQNLMMMQAKQRGLAISGEHFGQQGPLMSPQGPVMGPPHPQTGMMGPQAHRQRGMSLDSPLGYGPGSMANMPF, encoded by the exons ATGCACCCTGAAAACAAACTGACCAATCATGGCAAGCAAGTGACCAGCAACACCCAGTCCCAGATCCCCAATGTaaaccagcagcagcaacagggaCCTGCCGGCACCCTGGGTTCCAAAGGCGTTGGTACGGGGAACCATGGAGTGAAAACCAATCAGATTTCTCCTGGGAACTCTGGGTTGAAGAGCGCGGGCCAGGCGGGAGCCGGAGGCGGAGCGATGCTCAAGACCAAGGCCAAGCGGGAGCGAGCGGTCTCCATGGACACGGGAGACCAAAGAGACGCCCTCACGCCTGCACTGGAGCCTGAAACCAAAG TGGAGGGCGTGATGCGCAGCAAGCGCCGCTGCGTGCTCGAGAAAAAGCAGCCATACAGCGGCGACGAGTGGTGCTCGGGGGGTGAcacggaggaagaggaggagaaaccCCCCACGGCTTCTGCCCATC GGGAACGTGTGTTGGCTGGTGCTGGCTCCTCAGCCGTGGGGGGAAGCTCTGAGCAGGGAGCTTCTCCCGCCCTGGGTTGCGTTCTGGGAACCGGACTGCGTTCTGACCGCCCCGCCCAGCAGGTGGTGTACGTCTTCACCACAAGCCTCGCcaacag TGCTGCGGACGCTGTTCTACATGGCCGGGCCGAGTCCATTCTCATGTTTCACCAGCAAAATGTCCCTCGCACCAAACTGGACCAG TGTGCTCCAGCGGTGGGGAAGCTCTCCAGCCTGTCAGGGCAGCTCAGCTCCAGCAGCACTCCACCTATGGGCACACCCAAATCGCAGAGTGGCACACCACGCCCAGCGTCTGTGGGAGGAGCTGTTGGAGCACACCTTCAGGCCACAGGCACACCATCCTCCAGTGGTCACCCAGAGGCTGAACACCCGCAGCACCAGCGCCAAGGTGCCCCCTCCAGCACTGGGTCTCAGCAGCCTCTTCCAGGGAATGGTGGTCCTCCAGTGGGGGGACCAGCAGGCCCGGGACAGGTGGACGCTACGGGTGGCATTGTCCACCCGAGTGCTGGCGTGTCTCCTTCTTCAAGCCCCTCGGTGCTCTCAGCTCACCTCCAAGGTGACAGCCTGCAGAGGGGGGGTAATGTAGACGGCCTGTCAAAGGAGCAGCTGGAGCACCGAGAGCGCTCTCTCCAGACACTGAGGGACATCGAGAGGCTGCTGTTGCGGACAGGGGCTGGTGGGGgccctggagaacctggagggcCCAATGGAAACCCTGGCACCATGAACAATAGCAGCAACAGTGCCAACAACAACTGCAACACTGATGGCAGCGGTGGGCCTCTGGAGGATAGTGAGGGCAACAACAGTAACTGCAACAGCTCTAACGTCCTGGGCTCAGGCATGCCTCCTATGGGTGGCATGAAGAAGTATGAGGAGCCCCTACAGTCCATTATTTCTCAGACCCAGAACCTGGGTGGTCCAGGGCTGGATGAGCCTCCTATGGGGCCACACCATGGCCTGCCCCCCCACTCACACCACCCCCTATCTTCACCCTCTGGCATGGACATGGGGCCACTGCTTGGACCTGACGGTCTCACCCCAGAGCAGATGGCATGGAGGAAACTCCAGGAGGAGTATTACCAGGAGAAAAGGCGGCAGCAGGAAATGCACCCCCATTCACACCCCCAACACTACCGCATGATGTCTGAGATGGGCATGCCTGCTGGGCCCCCAGTTATGATGAGGGGGCCTCCACCCCCTTATCACAGCAAGCCTGGAGACCAACAGTGGGGCCCTGGACCCATGATGGGTGGGGGTATGGGAGGCAATGCTCGTATGATGGACATGCATCAGGAGGGACCACGGGGTCCAAGGTTTCTTGGACAAATGCAGAGGGGTCCTCCTGGTGGAGGTGCATTCCCTGGCAGTCCAGGGGGAGTTTTGGGAATGGAGGGGCTTGGATCACAGAGGCCCCCCAGGGCTGGAATGGGGTGGCTGGAAGACCTGCCACCTAATATAGGTAGTGTGGGACCGTTCCATGGGTGCTACCCACCTGGGGGAGCTGGTGGTCCGCCCCAACACATGCAAGGTGACCCAGAGCGCCTTTTGACTCGCGAAGAGATGTTCCGCATCATGGAGAAGAGGCAGCTACAAGGACTGCATAGACTGGAGCTGGACCGATTAGCCAAGCAGCAACAGCCAGGAGGAATGGGCGGACCTCGTATGATGGAGAACCCAGGAGGACCATGCTTCCCCAATCCCAGCATGGCTGGAGGACCTGGCTTGCGTGGTGACCCCATGGATTTTCCAAGTTCTAGAGCTGTAATGGGATCTCCCATTGGTGGAGTAAGTGGAAGTGGTGGACCCTCTATGAGAGACCTGGGTGATTCGCCCTTGGGGGGCagcatgaatatgaatatgaatatgggaATGGGCCTaaacccacagcagcagcagatgctggcaCAGAAGTTGAGAGAAGGACCAGGTGCAGGTCCTCTAAGTGAAATGCTCATCCCAGAAGAACTTTCTCGTATCAGAGTAGCACAGAATGGTCGTGGGGTTCCAAATAAAGGTATGATCCCTGGACCTGATGGGTCCCTCCAGTTTCCCAATCAGGGACCCTTTCCAGGGGTACAGTCGGAAGGGTCCTATCTTCATCAGCCTGGCCCAGAAATGTTTGGTCCAGACCAACAGGGACCTCCTCAAATGGGTGGCACCCCACGCCTCAGCCACATGCCCATGAATTCTGGGCTCAGAGGATCTGAAATGGACCCCCGGCACCCTTCAGACCTGTCAATTAATGTCAATCCAATGGGCTCTCCAGCTATGCCACCACCTCACCAGCTGAAGTCACCTTCCCTTAGTCAGGAGCCATCGCCTTTAATGCACTCCCCATCTGCCCAGGGACTCAAGTCTCCAGCCCAGAACCTGAACACTGGCCCAACTCACCCACCTCTACCTGCTGCCTCTGGTGCAGGAACCCCCTCTTCCACATCCATGAAGTCTCCTCAGGTGACTGGCCCCACGTCCCTGGGCTTGCGTTCTCCCACAAGCTCTCCTGGACGTCTCAAGTCTCCACCTATGCCTGTGGCTTCACCAGGCTGGACCAGCTCTCCAAAGACAACACTGCCCAGCCCAGGAGGACCACCGAGTGGAAAGGGAGTTGGGAATGGGGGAAGCAGCTCTACTGAAACAG GTCCCTCTTTGCCACCAAGGAGTACCAACTCCACACCCATCAGCCAGCCTGGATCACTTAATCCCAGCATGCCTTTCACCTCTTCTCCAGATGTCCCCCCTTCCCAGAATCCTCTGTCTTTGATCATGTCTCAGATGTCCAAGTATGCCATGCCCAGCTCAACTCCTCTCTACCACGATGCGATAAAGACCATCGCCACATCAGATGATGAGATGATGCCAGACCGTCCCCTTCTCCCTGGTGTCAGCATGGCAG GAAACATGGGAAACCACCAGTCCTCCCAGATGCTTCTCTCTTCCCAAAGTTCAATGGGACCCCACAGCAGCCCACAAAGCCCTATGGGAATGGTGCTCCAGGGCCAGAAACAGCTATCCCATGATCCTTCGGGACCCATGTTGCCCTCCCCAAACCCAATGAGTATGTCTGGGATGAACCCTACTATGATGGGTGGAGGCGGGGGTCCCCCTGATGGGATGGGACCCTGCAACGTCTCACCCATGCATCCTCAAAACCAGATGGGAGGGTTCCCTCGCATGCAGCCCCCATCTCACGGACCCCTACACTCTCCAATCGGGGCAATGGGCCAGCAGTACGGCCAACCTCCAGATGATATTCTCCCACCCCAACAGATGCACCTTCTGGGGAAGGGCTTGCCTCACCAACGTCCACCTCACCCTCCAGACTCTTTCCCGTCTATGGGGATGGGCGAAGGGCCAGACCTCAGTGAAGTCATCCGGCCCACACACTCGGGCATCCCAGAGTTTGACCTGTCCCGCATCATTCCAGCAGACAAGCCCAGCAGTACCCTGCAGTACTTTCCAAAGAGTGAGGCCATGTCCCAGACCCAGCAGAACCTCCACCAAGGTCCAGGTTCCCAACACCCGCCACCAGCCCAACTCCTTAAGCAGCTCTCCTCTTCATCTGGACCTCCACACAGTGGTGCACCATCCTCTAATCCCCATATCGCCAACCTGCAGAACATGATGGCTGAGCAGCAGCTGCCTCTTCACCCCTCACACTGTGGCATGCGATCAGGCATGGGGGGCCCCCAAGGTGGTGCGAGGGGCATGGTGGTGGGAGGAGGTGGGTTGGGGCCCATGTGCCACCCTGGACACATGATGGTAGGTAGGACAGGTATGGGACCccagcagcaacagcaccaTCAGCAGCAACAGGCCATGATGGCCAACAACCTTCTGCATCAcccctcccacccccacccgtCCATGATGTCACCCCAGCAGCACTCACACAACCTGATGGCCCAGCAGAATCTGATGATGATGCAGGCCAAACAGCGAGGGTTGGCCATCTCTGGAGAGCATTTTGGACAACAGGGACCCCTCATGTCCCCCCAGGGCCCTGTGATGGGCCCCCCCCACCCACAGACTGGGATGATGGGACCACAGGCTCACAGACAGAGAGGGATGTCACTGGACAGCCCACTTGGCTACGGCCCTGGAAGCATGGCTAATATGCCTTTCTAA
- the cxcr5 gene encoding C-X-C chemokine receptor type 5 isoform X1, producing the protein MIFNQELRGGEDDTHVSMTARTLSGFEGLDFENYDEANTTISTDGYTCEEEDTNLALFHVAFVPVIYTLVFLLGLAGNSLMLIVLLQRLGHLRVTEIYLLHLALADLLFLFTFPFVVTQVAVGWVFGEFLCKITGLLRCLNLLCGSLLLACISFDRYLAVVHAIPSLHSRQPRIVHLTCVVLWALCLGLSVPDAVFRAVTESNDTNTHLFCFYKGIESNNWILVSRILTHVFGFFLPMVIMSYCYSAVVLTLCRSQRSLEKQGAIRLALLLTVVFCLCWFPFNLARLLSTLVQMGPLSDISCESRIMLKQALSVTECIGDTHCCLNPILYAFIGVRFRNDLLQLLAKWGCICIKAPALRSKNQSRASISEGITLTTSSNFI; encoded by the exons atgatTTTTAACCAAGAGCTCAGGGGAGGAGAAGACGACACACATGTGAGTATGACCGCAAGAACACTGTCG GGATTCGAAGGTTTAGACTTTGAAAACTACGATGAGGCTAACACGACCATATCAACTGATGGTTACACGTGTGAAGAGGAGGACACAAACCTGGCACTTTTTCACGTGGCCTTCGTGCCCGTCATCTACACCCTGGTGTTCTTGCTGGGCTTGGCAGGGAACAGCCTCATGCTGATTGTTCTGCTGCAGCGCCTGGGCCACCTCCGTGTCACAGAGATCTACCTGCTGCACCTGGCACTGGCCGACCTCCTGTTCCTCTTCACCTTCCCCTTCGTGGTTACCCAGGTAGCCGTTGGCTGGGTGTTCGGCGAATTCCTCTGCAAAATCACGGGCCTGCTAAGGTGCCTTAACCTGCTCTGCGGTTCTCTGCTTCTGGCATGCATCAGCTTTGACCGTTACCTGGCCGTAGTACATGCCATCCCCAGTCTGCATAGTCGCCAACCTCGGATTGTGCACCTCACCTGTGTGGTGCTGTGGGCCCTCTGCTTGGGCCTTTCGGTCCCTGATGCCGTCTTCAGGGCCGTTACGGAAAgcaatgacacaaacacacacctctttTGCTTCTACAAAGGCATTGAAAGCAACAACTGGATCCTGGTCAGCCGCATCCTGACCCACGTGTTCGGCTTTTTTCTGCCCATGGTCATTATGAGCTACTGCTACTCTGCTGTGGTGCTCACCCTTTGCCGCAGCCAGCGCAGCCTGGAGAAGCAGGGCGCCATCCGCCTGGCCCTGCTCCTCACCGTGGTCTTTTGCCTTTGCTGGTTCCCGTTCAACCTTGCCAGGCTGCTGTCCACGCTGGTGCAGATGGGGCCGCTGTCAGACATCAGCTGCGAATCCCGCATCATGCTGAAACAAGCCCTGTCAGTTACAGAGTGCATCGgtgacacacactgctgcctgaaCCCCATCCTGTACGCCTTCATAGGGGTGCGATTCCGCAATgacctcctgcagctgctggcaAAGTGGGGCTGTATCTGCATAAAAGCACCTGCCCTGAGATCCAAGAACCAAAGCAGggcctccatctctgaaggcaTCACTCTCACGACCAGCAGCAACTTCATCTGA
- the cxcr5 gene encoding C-X-C chemokine receptor type 5 isoform X2: MIFNQELRGGEDDTHGFEGLDFENYDEANTTISTDGYTCEEEDTNLALFHVAFVPVIYTLVFLLGLAGNSLMLIVLLQRLGHLRVTEIYLLHLALADLLFLFTFPFVVTQVAVGWVFGEFLCKITGLLRCLNLLCGSLLLACISFDRYLAVVHAIPSLHSRQPRIVHLTCVVLWALCLGLSVPDAVFRAVTESNDTNTHLFCFYKGIESNNWILVSRILTHVFGFFLPMVIMSYCYSAVVLTLCRSQRSLEKQGAIRLALLLTVVFCLCWFPFNLARLLSTLVQMGPLSDISCESRIMLKQALSVTECIGDTHCCLNPILYAFIGVRFRNDLLQLLAKWGCICIKAPALRSKNQSRASISEGITLTTSSNFI, encoded by the exons atgatTTTTAACCAAGAGCTCAGGGGAGGAGAAGACGACACACAT GGATTCGAAGGTTTAGACTTTGAAAACTACGATGAGGCTAACACGACCATATCAACTGATGGTTACACGTGTGAAGAGGAGGACACAAACCTGGCACTTTTTCACGTGGCCTTCGTGCCCGTCATCTACACCCTGGTGTTCTTGCTGGGCTTGGCAGGGAACAGCCTCATGCTGATTGTTCTGCTGCAGCGCCTGGGCCACCTCCGTGTCACAGAGATCTACCTGCTGCACCTGGCACTGGCCGACCTCCTGTTCCTCTTCACCTTCCCCTTCGTGGTTACCCAGGTAGCCGTTGGCTGGGTGTTCGGCGAATTCCTCTGCAAAATCACGGGCCTGCTAAGGTGCCTTAACCTGCTCTGCGGTTCTCTGCTTCTGGCATGCATCAGCTTTGACCGTTACCTGGCCGTAGTACATGCCATCCCCAGTCTGCATAGTCGCCAACCTCGGATTGTGCACCTCACCTGTGTGGTGCTGTGGGCCCTCTGCTTGGGCCTTTCGGTCCCTGATGCCGTCTTCAGGGCCGTTACGGAAAgcaatgacacaaacacacacctctttTGCTTCTACAAAGGCATTGAAAGCAACAACTGGATCCTGGTCAGCCGCATCCTGACCCACGTGTTCGGCTTTTTTCTGCCCATGGTCATTATGAGCTACTGCTACTCTGCTGTGGTGCTCACCCTTTGCCGCAGCCAGCGCAGCCTGGAGAAGCAGGGCGCCATCCGCCTGGCCCTGCTCCTCACCGTGGTCTTTTGCCTTTGCTGGTTCCCGTTCAACCTTGCCAGGCTGCTGTCCACGCTGGTGCAGATGGGGCCGCTGTCAGACATCAGCTGCGAATCCCGCATCATGCTGAAACAAGCCCTGTCAGTTACAGAGTGCATCGgtgacacacactgctgcctgaaCCCCATCCTGTACGCCTTCATAGGGGTGCGATTCCGCAATgacctcctgcagctgctggcaAAGTGGGGCTGTATCTGCATAAAAGCACCTGCCCTGAGATCCAAGAACCAAAGCAGggcctccatctctgaaggcaTCACTCTCACGACCAGCAGCAACTTCATCTGA